Within the Natranaeroarchaeum sulfidigenes genome, the region CTGTCGACACAGACGGGAGCGATATCCGGGATTCAGTCGCCAGTCGAGATCGAATCGATGCCGAACGCGGTCGAAGACGCACTCGAGTTGGGGAGCGTCAGGGTTTGCACAGTCGGCTCCGACGAGCGCGGGCGGCTCGCCCCGGACTCAGTCGGCGCACGACGGCTCGCCATCATTCCGCTGGTCTATCAACAAAAGAGGTACGGACTACTGGGCGTCTACGCCGATAGCGACGATGCGCTGGACAGTCGGGAAGTCGAGCTGTTCGAATCGATCGGACAGATGATCGCCAGTGGCCTCAACGCCGCCGAGACGGCACGAATGTTGACGACTGCAAACGTCCTCGAACTGGAGTTCGAGATCTACGACGAGACGTTCCCACTCTCGCGGTTCGCCGACGTGATCGGCACCGATGTCGAGTTCGTCGGGCTGGTGCGCGATAACGGCTACGAGATCTACGTTCGGACGACACGAATGAACGGCAACCCGGCCGATCTGCTATCACTTCCACGCGTCGAGAATATTCGTCGTGTTTCGGAGACGGACGAGGGGTACACGTTCGCTGCCGAGGTCAACACGAAGGAACCATTCGACCAGCTCGGAGATTACGGTGCGTCGGTCGTGAACATTACGGCAGAGCCGACGCAAGCGACGCTATCCCTGGAACTGCCATTAAAGTACAATACCCGATCGGTACTCGAACTGCTTGAGTCGCTGTACGACCGTGTCGAGCTCAAGGCCAAACACGAGCGTGACGGACATGAAGAGACGACCCACGAGTTCGCCGCGGCGGTAAACGAACGATTGACCGACCGTCAGCAGGCGGCGCTGGAGACAGCCCATTTGAACGGCTACTTCGAGTGGCCACGCCAGGTCGACGGTGAAGAGGTCGCGGAAACGATGGGGATCACTCGACAGACGTTCCACCAGCATCTCCGTGCGGCCGAGCGCAAACTCGTCCAATCCTTCGTGAACCCTAACTAGTAAGGAGATGATTCTTAGTCATACGATTCACTGCTTTTTACAGGATGAGCTATCGCTATTACCGGAGTAGCCGCAGGTCGGTTTTCGGGACGTGTCGCCCAAGTACCCATGTCGGTGCTGTCTGCGACGGACGTCACCCCGGTGATCGCACATGAGCGTACCACTTACCTACATGGAGTTTCATCTCGTGTTCATTCTGCCGCCATTGCTGGTCTTGGGGTGGTTTGCGTGGCGGCGGGACGACGCTAGCTGGGGACGTGCTCCACTCTCCGGGCTCGCCATTATGCTGTTTCTCGCGGTCGTCTACACGACACCGTGGACGAACGTCATGATTCCCAGAGGTGTCTGGTGGTACGGCGACGGTGCTGTGCTCGGAACGATCTGGTACACGCCGATAGAGGAATACCTCTTTTTCATCCTGCAGCCGATACTCACGGCGTTCTGGCTATTTCAGTTCCTGACTGTCGAAGACCGGTCGTTACTGATTCCACTATCACATCGGCTCGCGGGAGCGGCTGGCGGTCTCGCGATCTGCGTTCTCGGATACTTCCTCATGGGGACGACCTCGACGTTTTATCTCGGTTCCCTGCTGTTCTGGGCGGGCCCGATCCTCGCCATCCAGTGGGCGTTCGGGATCACGTATCTAATAAAAGAAGTCCCACGACTCCTCGCAGTGGCACTTGTCGTCCCAACGCTATACCTCTGGACCGTCGATCGGATCGCGATCGGTCTGGGGATCTGGTCGATTTCGGAGACACACACGATCGGCCTCTCCCTGCTTGGACTGCCAGTCGAGGAGGCGCTGTTTTTCTTCTTGACGAACGTCTTCCTCGTGCAGGGGATCGTCCTCTACATGTGGCTACTCGACCGCCCCTACGAGTTCGCCGGCGTCGGCTGGTTCAGCGAGCGGGCACAGGCAGTCGACAGCGAGCGAGCGTGAGTGCCGAAGGGTTTTAGCCCCTGCCGGGAGAGGCGTTCACTAATGACCTGGGCATGCGGAATCGATGGCTGTGGCGAGGTATTCGACGAGATCGAGGACGCGATTATCCACCAGACGAGCGAGCACCAGCGCCGTGAGTGCAAGGTCTGTGGCGTCGTCGTCCCCGACGGCTATCTGGCGCTCAGACACGCGTTTAACGAGCACACTCGCGCCGAGTACGTGCGCGCGTACGACGCCGACTCCGATGACGTCCGCGAGCGCGAAGAAGTAAAGGACGAAGTCGAAGCGACAGCCGATCTCCAGCAGGTTGTCGAGCGGTTGAACGACAGCGGTTCGTTATAGTTACCGTTCGTCGCTGTCGAGCACGCGGATCTGGTCGCCCCGGACGGTTACGGGAATCGGAACGGTCGCCTCGTAGAGTTCGACGGTTACCTGATCTTTGCCCTCGTCGATCCGCTGGACCTGTGCCTTCTCGCCTTTGAACGGTCCGGCGACGAGTTCGACGATGTCTCCCTCCGCGATCCCCTCGACGTCCGGCGTGGGCGAGAGAAAGTGTTCGACCTCCGAGATACCGCTCTCACCGGGGACGATACTGCGAGCGTGAGGGATCTCCTCGAGGACGCGAGAGAGGATCGCATCGTCCTCGGCTTCAACCATCACGTAGCTAGTAAGCGAGTCGGGTGCGAGCGCCGCATGGATGTCGTCTTCTTCACGAGTCATGATCATGTCGGCGACGGTGCGTTCCTGACTCGCGGTTGTTTTGACTGCGTAAATCGACATGCTATATCACGCTCCGAGGGCTGCCCAGAGCAGGAAGCCACCCTCGTAGGGTGGCACCAGGTGGAGCATAAACGCGGCGATCAGAAAGCCGATGAAACCGACGACGAGAATGCCAGCACCGGCGATCTTGGCGACCTGTGAGAACTCGTTCCACGACGGCGTGCTGGCCATTTTGAGGACCCGCACGTACGACGTGAGATCTAGAGGGACGTCCATGTGTATAGGGCTTCTAACAGAGGGGCCTTTTTCTATCTTTCTACCCGTGGATGACGTATTTCGGGATCGAGAGGTCAGTTATCGGGAGCTTTGCGATCCACATGGGCGGCCCCCTGATGGGATCGACTCGGCGACCGTATCCGCGTGCAATCGACACCCGATGCAAACCCGCCGTGCTGTCGCTCATCGGTGCAGATTCACACGGACTGACGTAAACGTAGCGAGAGCGGGCCTATTCGACGAAGTCGATATCCTCGACGCCGTCGGCGGGCTGGCCCTGTGGTTCGGGCGCTCGGCCCTGTGGTTCGGGCTGGGACTCGTCCTCGTCGCTGCCGCCGTAGATCTGTGGGGAGTCGACGCCGGTGACGACGATCATCGTTCGCATCATGCCTTCGAGTTCCTCGTCGACGGAGGTGCCCCAGATGATCCGCGCGTCGGGATCGATCCGGTCGTAGATCTCCTCGACGACACCTTCGGCTTCCTCGATGGACATGTCGGAGCCGCCGGTAACGTTGACGAGCGCGGAGTTCGCGCCCGAAATATCGACGTCGAGCAGGGGCGAGCGAAGCGCCGTCTTGACCGAGTCCTGGGCCTTGGCGTCCGAATCGGACTCCCCGAGCCCGATCATGGCGACGCCGCCCCGTTCCATCACGGTCCGGACGTCGGCGAAGTCCAGGTTGACCAGGCCGGGTTTCGTGATCAGTTCGGTGATTCCCTTGACCGATCGCATCAACACCTCGTCGCTAACCTTGAACGCCTGTCGGACGGGGAGTTTGCCAACGGAGTCGAGCAGCCGGTCGTTCGGGACGACGATGACGGTGTCGGCGACGTCGCGGAGCCGTTCGAGACCGGCTTCAGCGTTGGTGCGCCGGACCTCGCCCTCGGCAGTGAACGGCGTCGTGACGATGGCGATGGTCAGCGCCCCGCTCTCGCGGGCGGCCTTGGCGACGACCGGAGCGCTGCCCGTGCCGGTACCCCCACCGAGGCCAGCAGTGACGAAGACCATATCCGAGCCGTCGACGGCGTCGTAGATCTCCTCTTGACTCTCGATGGCAGCCTCCTCGCCGACCTGCGGGAGCGAACCAGCGCCGCGGCCCTGGGTCTTCTGTTCGCCCATCAGGATCTTCGTGTCGGCCTCGATCTCCACGAGGTGCTGGACGTCGGTGTTGGCGGCGACCAGTTTCGCACCGTGGATCCCCTCCTCGAACATCCGATCGACGGTGTTACCGCCCGCGCCACCACAGCCGACCACCGTGATGTTCGTTTGCAGGTCCTGCAGGACATCTTCGAGTTCGTCGTCGGTCATCGTTCCCGATGGGTTCACACTGTGCTGGTCCGGTGGCCCCTCCTCCCCCTCCTCGGCCTCGTCGATGGCATCGTCAACGATTGAGTCCATTTGACCAGTGTTACTAAGTGGAGGTTAATTATCTTTCCCCTCGTGCGTCAGACGCTCGTCAGACGCTCGTCCCGTCCTCGAAGACCGGTAGGCAAAGCCCCCTCGGGATGATACGACTGGTTGAATCGCTGGAATGACGGCCATCCAACCGCTGGTGTCCTAACTGGACTACACAGACCAACACTGAACGGACAACCGTGACGCTCGTCGGTATCGGTGGGTTACGGAATATTCGAGGCGACACCCTTGCGTTTTACCACGGGGAGGTGGTCACGGGCTGTAGAGGTCGACGAACGGATCGACGGTCTCCCGGGTTCCCGAAACTACAACTGTCCGACCGTCCTGCTCGGTGGATACGTCGGTGTGAGACGCGAACCGTTCCTCGCCATCTCCCTCGCCACCGGCCCACGCCTCGACATCGTCGAGCGTGACCGCATCCTCGTCCTCGAAGACGATGACATAGCGCTCGTCGATCGGGTCGCCGTCGAGGGCGACGTCATAGCCATAGGCGACCTGCCCCTCGAATGCCGGGAAGTCGAGGTCGGTTTGAGAGATCGGATCGGACGTTTCGCCGAGGCTTCGCGCACCGCTACCGACGTGATCGAGGAGTTCGGACATCTCCTCGCTCTCGTCAGTGTACCGCGCAGTATCACCGGTCTGTGTGTCTGCGAGCGCTTCGATATCGTCGTCGGGATACTCGTCTTCGACCCACAGCAGGACATCCTCGCTCAGACCGACCGCGATGTCGACCGGCTGGCCCTGTAGCTCGTTCAGGTATATGTCGAATCCGCCGTGGCTACCGACGCGCTCGAAGCCGACATCCTCGACCAGTCCGTCACCGATGGCGTCCGGTGCATGATCGCCGTACAGCACCTGCTGGGCGTTGTTGTCGACTGTGAGGTACTCGCCGAACGTGTCGATCTCCCGCCCGCTCAGGGAGGGAAGCGGACGCGGTTGCGAGCCCTCGCCGTTTACGCCTGCTTCGATCTCCTCGTAGTCGTCTTCGGACAGCGGTCCCTCGCCGAGCGTGTCTTCGAGCGCCAGAAACGCCTCGTAGGAGAAATACTCGAACGGATAGTGGTCCTCGCCGGTGACTGTACCGGGCGCGGAGAGCCACGATGAGAGTTCAAAATCCGCTACTTCGATCGGGTCATCATCGTCATTTTCGTCGTCACTTCCGAGACAGCCTGCCAGCCCTGCGACCGCGCCAGTCGTGGAGAGCACGCCCACGGCCTGCAGTACGTCGCGCCGCGTGGAGATATCGGACCGCCGGGTAGATTGATCGGACATCTGGATATCCGGATCACATTCTCCGAGTTGGTAAATAACTGTTGGCAACCGGCCAGTACCATCCCAGCTTTCGTATGGGTTTTCACCGTCGAGACGGTACAGATGGGTATGACTGACCCCGCGACGCTCGATGTGACCCTCGTCGACGGCTACGTCGACGAGCCCGCTCACTTCGGGGTTCCGCCATACATCTCGACGTATCCGCGCTACACGGCCGGAGCGCTGGTCGACGCCGGTGTCCCGCGAGAACAGATCACCTATCACACGATCGACGAACTCCGCGATGACAGATCGAAGTGGGCGGACGTGGCAAACGCCGACCTGTTCTGTTACATCGGCGGGATCACGGTCCCCGGCAAGTACGTCGGCGGTACTCCGGCCGAACCCGACGAAGTGAAAGAACTCGCCTGGACGGCGAAGGGCACCACGCTGATGGGCGGACCGGTGAAGTTCGGCGTCGGCGACGGCAACGAGGGGGGAATCGAGACCGAGCGCGACGATCTGGACTACGATTTCGTTGCGAAAGGCGACATCGAGGCCGCGGCCTACGACCTCGTCGACAGCGGCCTTGAGGGCTTCGGCAACCGGATGCGCTCGAACGAGGAGATCGATCAGTGGGCTGCCGACGGTACCTTCATCGTCGAACAGCATCCGAACCACCCCGACTATCTCATCTGCGAAATGGAGACCTCGCGGGGCTGTCCGTACCGCTGTTCGTTTTGTACCGAGCCGCTGTATGGCGACCCCGACTTCCGTCCCCCACCGTCGGTCGTCACCGAGGTCGACCTGCTCGCCGACCACGGCGTGAAACACTTCCGGCTCGGACGGCAGGCCGACATCCTCGCGTACGGCGGCGACGGCGAGAAGCCCAATCCCGACGCCCTGCGCCAGCTCTACGGCGGCATCCGCGAGGTCGCACCCGATCTGGAGACACTGCATCTCGACAATATGAATCCGATCACGGTGGTACAGTGGCCGGAGCTGGCCCGCGAGGGGATCCGGATCATCGCCGAGCACAACACCCCCGGTGACACCGCTGCGTTCGGCCTCGAATCCGCCGATCCGAACGTGATGAGCGACAACAACCTGAACGTCACCGCCGACGAGTGCCTCGAAGCGGTGCGGATCGTCAACGAGGAGGGCGGCTGGCGGCCCGGCCAGGAGCCAGACGGGGCAGAGAAACCGTACGGTCCCGCGACCGGCCCGGACGTCCCGAATCGGCTCCCGAAACTCCTGCCCGGAATCAACCTCGTCCACGGCCTCAAGGGCGAGCGCGAGGAGACGTTCGCACACAACAAACGTTTCCTCCAGCGCGTCTACGACGAGGGGCTGATGCTCCGCCGAGTCAACATCCGACAGGTGATGGCCTTCGCCGGAACCGACATGTCCGAGACCGGTGCGGAGATCGCCCGCGACCACAAAAAACAGTTCAAACAGTACAAACGCGAGGTCCGCGAGGAGATCGACAATCCGATGCTCCAGCGGCTCGCCCCGCCCGGAACGCGGCTGCCTGACGTCCATCTTGAGTACCACCAGGACGGGAAGACGTTCGGCAGACAGCTCGGGACCTACCCGCTGCTGGTCGGCATTCCGGGCGAACTCGAACTCGGGCGGACGCTCGATGTCGCCATCGTCGATCACGGCTACCGTTCGGTGACGGGGGTTCCCTACCCGCTCGACGTCAATGCGGCGTCGATGGACGAGCTCACAGCCATTCCCGGGATCGGAAAACAGCGAGCGGGCGACATCGTCGTCAATCGCCCCTACGAGAGTCCTGGGGAGATCGAAGCGGATGTCGATCTGAGGGAGTTTACGCGGGCTGGGCGGCCGGAAGGTGCCGATTGATAGCTGCTGGGTGGGTTGGACTGTCCCGACTGGAGGGCTGGATTGATCCGCTCGTGTTGCGGCGAATATAGCCGCCAGAAACACTGATGTACTGATTCAGCACGTCTTTTCGCCGACACTACTATTACGGACGCCTGCAACGGTTGTGATGGAGGTATTTGACCTTGGAGATATCTGATAAACTGCTGTGTCTGTTCAGTGCTGAGGTGCGAGCGGAGGAGGACAACTACGTGGTCGAGATCCCGCGACGCGAAGTCGAAACCGGCGAGATCGAAGCCGGAAACACCTACCGTGTTGCGCTCATCGAGCGCGAGATTGATGCCGAAACGGGGAGCGAATCGAGCGGCAAAGCGGGGACGCCGCCGGAACCACAGCCACCGGTCGAGATCAACGAGACACGTTACGTCGAGATCGAGGATATCGGCAAACAGGGCGACGGTATCGCCCGCGTCGAGCGGGGTTACGTGATCATCGTCCCGGACGCCGAGGTCGGCGAGCGAGTGAAAGTCGAGATTACCGAAGTGAAATCGAACTTCGCGGTCGGCGAGATCGTCGAAGAAAGCTTCTAGCGGATCTTCTCGCCGTCTCGGTTTTTTGGACCTTCCGAGTCGTAGACGACGATGCCGTCCCGATCGGTTGGGGCGTAGTTGTCCCGGACGCCGATCGCCTCTTCCAGCTCGCGGATCGCCCGTTCTTTGAGTGACCCGGCGAGCGCTTCGGCGTCCTCACGACTGATCGCCCGCCCGAGCCCCTCACACTCGTGGGCACGGACCATTCCTTCCTCGTCGACCGGTTCGCCCATCGGCTGGCTTGTCCCACCCAGCGCAACACTGAACGGGTAGGTTGCACAGATCAACGGCCGGTCTTCGTGGACTGTACAGGCCCCAGTTCCGTCATCCGCTTCTGTATAAAACTGGCAGTCTCCGCAGTCGTCAGTCCCGAGTGCCCACTCGAACGTCTCGCCCTCGGGACCGTCCTCGCCCTCCTCGATGCCGTAGGGCATCGGCCGCGCAACGTCCCGCCAGTCGTACTCATCGTCCTGTAACTCCCGGACTTCATCGGGAAACACCGTCGCCGTATGCGGGTCCTCCTCGTCGGCCTTGCAGCAGGCACCACAGCGTGTGCACTCGAATCCGATGGTCTCGATGGCGTCAGCTAGCCCGTCGACGTCGAGCATCCTCGCACGCTCCAGCTCGGCTTCGAGGCTCTCCATACGGTGTCGAGCGTGCGGGCGGACAAAAGACCCGCGTTCCCGACGCCGAAGCGCCGCTCAGCGCGGGCGAGCAGCGCCGTTCGACCAGACGACTCGATCCTCGACCGCCAGCTTGTCCAGATGGGCGATCACCGTCTTTTGGGCGAGACCACGGACGCCGTCGAGCGACTTTTCGTATACCTGCTCGACGATCTCTTCGGGTGTGGATGCACCTTTCTGGACCGCCCGCTCGATGCGACGCTCGCGATCGATGCGGTGGGCGATGAGCCGTGACAGCGTCTCGTCCGGCTCCTCGATGACGGGGCCGTGTCCTGGATAGAGCCGGTCGGGATTACGTGCCAGCAGTCGCCGGAGCGCGGTGAGATAGCCCCGCATATCGCCGTCCTCTCCGCCGACGAACACGCTCCCATCGGCGACCGCGAGATCACCGACCAGCATCTCGGAGCCTCCGAGAACGTCGAGAGCGAGATGATCCGGGGCGTGGCCGGGCGTTGCGATCGCTCGAAGCGTGTGAGTCCCCGCATCGATGAGCCTCCCGTCGCGAACCGTTTCTTCGGGGGCGATCCCCGTGGCGCGCTCGAAACGGTGTTCATACCCGGCCCGTGCGAGGACGGTCAGATCGTACTCGACGGCGTAGTCGGCGACAGCGCCGACGTGGTCGGGATGTGTGTGCGTAACAAGGAGTTTGGAGGGTGTGCAGTTCTCGACGGCTTCGTCGAGCGCGTCAGTTCGACGGGCTGGGTCGACGAGGATGCCATCGTCGTCGCCGACGACGTACGCGTTCGTCGATCCAGTCGGTACGTGGGCGTCGAGGTCGATCGGGACACGCCGAACGTGGCTCATTCACGGAATATTCGGCGAGGGGGGAGAAAAACGAACCGCTCAGTTGTGCAGGAAGTAGACCTGTTTGCGCGCGTCACGGAAGCTGTACCGGGAGCCGATCAGATCGACCTCTTCGAGTCGGTTGAGCGCGTAGCGGACGGTGCGATCCGGGAGCAGCGACTCTTCTGCAAGCTGGCCCTGCGAGAGCGGTGCATCGGTTTCGAGTACTTTCGCGATCAGTTTCGCGCTCGGGGGGAGTTCGCGGAGGCGCTCGCGGTACTCCGCATCCGAGAGAGGTTCTTCGATGCTGTCCGAGCGTTCACCCGTGATCGTGCTCATACAGAACCAGCGGCTGTCGGAGATGGTAAAACTTGTCTATATTGGGGTCAAAATAAATGGAATAATATTAAGAGTATATATGCCATGCCCAACTTCCACGGTCTTTCGCAATATTTGCGTGGAGTCACGGGCAGCACCGACCCTGCGGAGCCGAACCACCGATCCGTTTCCAGTATCGTTTTATCCCCAGGACAGATACTCCCGGTAAGCGTGAAAGGGCAGGAGTGGTACCAGGCGACTGACATCGCCCAGGAATACGACGACAAGCGGTTCTCCCAGGGCGGCCGTCTCATCGACCGACGGGAGAAAGAAGCCGTGCTCGATGCGATCGGGCCCGTCGAGGACAAGAAGATCCTCGAAATAGCTTGCGGTACCGGCCGGTTCACCGCCATGCTGGCCGAGCGCGGAGCGGATATCGTCGGTCTGGACATCTCGGCGGAGATGCTCGGCGAAGCCCGGACGAAAGCCGACGCCGCCGGGGTTGGTGAGACGATCGAGTTCATGCGTGGCGACGCTGGACGGCTTCCGTTCGAGGACGATGAGTTCGACGCCGTCATCGCGATGCGGTTTTTCCACCTCGCCGATACCCCCGCGGAGTATCTCGCGGAGATCAAGCGCGTCTCGAACGGCGACGTAATGTTCGATACCTTCAAAAACACCAGTACGCGCAGCATCTACAACTGGGCGCTCCCGATGGGCTCACGACTGTATTCTCGCTCCGAGGTCCACTCCTTGATCAAGGGTGCTGGGCTGGAGCTAGTCGGAGACTCTCACGACTTCGTCCTTCCCTACGGGTTCTATCGATCGCTGCCGAACTCGCTCGCGAACGTGTTCCGTCGTGTCGATACGACGATCGGAAAGAGCCCGATCGGCGATTCGATCGCGTCGGTCTCGTACTGGCACGCCAGCGTTTGAGTCTCCACACGTACTTTCGGGATATTTATAGCTCTGGCAGGGAAACCGGGAAATATGGACCTCTCGGTAGTAGTTCCTACGCTAAACAACCGGGAGGAGCTGCGGTGCTGTCTCGACGCACTTGCGGAGCACGCCGGAGAGATAGAGCTGATCGTCGTCAACGGCCCGTCCTCTGACGGGACGACCGGAATGGTACGGGATCGTGACGATGTCGACGTTCTCGTCGAGGTATCAGAACGGAACGAATCGGTTGCCAGAAACGCCGGAATCGAAACGGCAACTGGTGAGGGGATCGCGATCGTCGACAGCACGTACGCGGTCGAGCCGTCCTGGTACGACGCGGTGGTGTCCGCGCTTGACGCCGGTGCCGACGTCGTCACCGGGCCGACACATCGGAGCCTCCGTGCCGGAGTGACGACCGAAACGGAGACAACGGAGACGGTCGCTGGACGGAGGGTGACGTTTTTCAACGGCGATAACGTGGCGTTCACAGCCGACACCCTTCGCGCGCTTGACGGCTTCGACGAGTATCTCGCGAGCGATGGCGAACGCGACGCATCCCACCGTCTCGCCGGGATGAGCTATTCGATTATGTGGAACGGAGAGATGAGCGTCAGGGGGGAGTACGAG harbors:
- a CDS encoding DUF7565 family protein; the protein is MTWACGIDGCGEVFDEIEDAIIHQTSEHQRRECKVCGVVVPDGYLALRHAFNEHTRAEYVRAYDADSDDVREREEVKDEVEATADLQQVVERLNDSGSL
- a CDS encoding MarR family transcriptional regulator, translating into MSTITGERSDSIEEPLSDAEYRERLRELPPSAKLIAKVLETDAPLSQGQLAEESLLPDRTVRYALNRLEEVDLIGSRYSFRDARKQVYFLHN
- the ftsZ gene encoding cell division protein FtsZ produces the protein MDSIVDDAIDEAEEGEEGPPDQHSVNPSGTMTDDELEDVLQDLQTNITVVGCGGAGGNTVDRMFEEGIHGAKLVAANTDVQHLVEIEADTKILMGEQKTQGRGAGSLPQVGEEAAIESQEEIYDAVDGSDMVFVTAGLGGGTGTGSAPVVAKAARESGALTIAIVTTPFTAEGEVRRTNAEAGLERLRDVADTVIVVPNDRLLDSVGKLPVRQAFKVSDEVLMRSVKGITELITKPGLVNLDFADVRTVMERGGVAMIGLGESDSDAKAQDSVKTALRSPLLDVDISGANSALVNVTGGSDMSIEEAEGVVEEIYDRIDPDARIIWGTSVDEELEGMMRTMIVVTGVDSPQIYGGSDEDESQPEPQGRAPEPQGQPADGVEDIDFVE
- a CDS encoding class I SAM-dependent methyltransferase; translated protein: MKGQEWYQATDIAQEYDDKRFSQGGRLIDRREKEAVLDAIGPVEDKKILEIACGTGRFTAMLAERGADIVGLDISAEMLGEARTKADAAGVGETIEFMRGDAGRLPFEDDEFDAVIAMRFFHLADTPAEYLAEIKRVSNGDVMFDTFKNTSTRSIYNWALPMGSRLYSRSEVHSLIKGAGLELVGDSHDFVLPYGFYRSLPNSLANVFRRVDTTIGKSPIGDSIASVSYWHASV
- a CDS encoding lycopene cyclase domain-containing protein produces the protein MSVPLTYMEFHLVFILPPLLVLGWFAWRRDDASWGRAPLSGLAIMLFLAVVYTTPWTNVMIPRGVWWYGDGAVLGTIWYTPIEEYLFFILQPILTAFWLFQFLTVEDRSLLIPLSHRLAGAAGGLAICVLGYFLMGTTSTFYLGSLLFWAGPILAIQWAFGITYLIKEVPRLLAVALVVPTLYLWTVDRIAIGLGIWSISETHTIGLSLLGLPVEEALFFFLTNVFLVQGIVLYMWLLDRPYEFAGVGWFSERAQAVDSERA
- a CDS encoding transcription elongation factor Spt5, producing MSIYAVKTTASQERTVADMIMTREEDDIHAALAPDSLTSYVMVEAEDDAILSRVLEEIPHARSIVPGESGISEVEHFLSPTPDVEGIAEGDIVELVAGPFKGEKAQVQRIDEGKDQVTVELYEATVPIPVTVRGDQIRVLDSDER
- a CDS encoding TRAM domain-containing protein; the protein is MEISDKLLCLFSAEVRAEEDNYVVEIPRREVETGEIEAGNTYRVALIEREIDAETGSESSGKAGTPPEPQPPVEINETRYVEIEDIGKQGDGIARVERGYVIIVPDAEVGERVKVEITEVKSNFAVGEIVEESF
- a CDS encoding protein translocase SEC61 complex subunit gamma — translated: MDVPLDLTSYVRVLKMASTPSWNEFSQVAKIAGAGILVVGFIGFLIAAFMLHLVPPYEGGFLLWAALGA
- a CDS encoding radical SAM protein, producing the protein MTDPATLDVTLVDGYVDEPAHFGVPPYISTYPRYTAGALVDAGVPREQITYHTIDELRDDRSKWADVANADLFCYIGGITVPGKYVGGTPAEPDEVKELAWTAKGTTLMGGPVKFGVGDGNEGGIETERDDLDYDFVAKGDIEAAAYDLVDSGLEGFGNRMRSNEEIDQWAADGTFIVEQHPNHPDYLICEMETSRGCPYRCSFCTEPLYGDPDFRPPPSVVTEVDLLADHGVKHFRLGRQADILAYGGDGEKPNPDALRQLYGGIREVAPDLETLHLDNMNPITVVQWPELAREGIRIIAEHNTPGDTAAFGLESADPNVMSDNNLNVTADECLEAVRIVNEEGGWRPGQEPDGAEKPYGPATGPDVPNRLPKLLPGINLVHGLKGEREETFAHNKRFLQRVYDEGLMLRRVNIRQVMAFAGTDMSETGAEIARDHKKQFKQYKREVREEIDNPMLQRLAPPGTRLPDVHLEYHQDGKTFGRQLGTYPLLVGIPGELELGRTLDVAIVDHGYRSVTGVPYPLDVNAASMDELTAIPGIGKQRAGDIVVNRPYESPGEIEADVDLREFTRAGRPEGAD
- a CDS encoding YkgJ family cysteine cluster protein translates to MESLEAELERARMLDVDGLADAIETIGFECTRCGACCKADEEDPHTATVFPDEVRELQDDEYDWRDVARPMPYGIEEGEDGPEGETFEWALGTDDCGDCQFYTEADDGTGACTVHEDRPLICATYPFSVALGGTSQPMGEPVDEEGMVRAHECEGLGRAISREDAEALAGSLKERAIRELEEAIGVRDNYAPTDRDGIVVYDSEGPKNRDGEKIR
- a CDS encoding glycosyltransferase family 2 protein, with translation MDLSVVVPTLNNREELRCCLDALAEHAGEIELIVVNGPSSDGTTGMVRDRDDVDVLVEVSERNESVARNAGIETATGEGIAIVDSTYAVEPSWYDAVVSALDAGADVVTGPTHRSLRAGVTTETETTETVAGRRVTFFNGDNVAFTADTLRALDGFDEYLASDGERDASHRLAGMSYSIMWNGEMSVRGEYEADGGELGREIGYSYRSRAYRLVKNYGIRPQTAGRTLWRALRDSIDAAGDVTRGDLQPTVWLRTGRDVTGGLVAGVYAGLRARRADRSYRRNPNGISSRHDRAVQRYDRR
- a CDS encoding MBL fold metallo-hydrolase codes for the protein MSHVRRVPIDLDAHVPTGSTNAYVVGDDDGILVDPARRTDALDEAVENCTPSKLLVTHTHPDHVGAVADYAVEYDLTVLARAGYEHRFERATGIAPEETVRDGRLIDAGTHTLRAIATPGHAPDHLALDVLGGSEMLVGDLAVADGSVFVGGEDGDMRGYLTALRRLLARNPDRLYPGHGPVIEEPDETLSRLIAHRIDRERRIERAVQKGASTPEEIVEQVYEKSLDGVRGLAQKTVIAHLDKLAVEDRVVWSNGAARPR